One part of the Luteolibacter rhizosphaerae genome encodes these proteins:
- a CDS encoding catalase encodes MSAKKSPPAPSSDAKPTKLPAELHQVAVDGEPHLTTNQGLPIADNQNSLKAGVRGPLLLEDFILREKITHFDHERIPERIVHARGSGAHGYFQPYESAADITSAGFLQDPKKITEVFVRFSTVAGGAGSVDLPRDVRGFAVKFYTEEGNFDLVGNNIPVFFIQDAMKFPDVVHAVKMEPDRGFPQAASAHATFWDFISLTPESMHMIMWAMSDRAIPRSLRMIEGFGVHTFRFITAKGVSRFVKFHWRPTIGSAAVVWDEAVKISGADPDFHRRDLWEAIERGDFPEWELGVQVIEEGQAADLDFDLLDPTKLIPEEIIPIRMLGKMVLNRNPDNHFAETEQVAYCPSHIVPGIGFSDDPLLQGRLFSYLDTQLSRLGGPNFHQIPVNAPRCPFANNQRDGLRQMHVHKGRVAYEPSQISPPSAPRECPMHGFRTHPEAETGEKIRKRSDTFADHYSQARLFYRSMTVPEQNHIASALAFELAKVEIVGIRQRMLGHLALIDPVLQQTVADALGMSVKESVKIQAAVAPRDLALSPSLSMIAKDPQTLKGRKAGILVTEGTDASTLQALLAAFSNEKAAVELIAPKIGGVTASNGSAIAVHHSLSGAPSVLFDTVVILASEKAIGDLVREAAAVNWVRDAFGHLKVIGYSPEATALMEAAGVEPDDGTVLLAGANPGKTFVRSAKQGRRWDREPTLRSIG; translated from the coding sequence ATGTCCGCCAAAAAATCTCCTCCAGCACCATCGTCAGATGCCAAACCCACAAAGCTTCCCGCCGAGTTGCACCAAGTCGCGGTTGATGGCGAGCCTCATCTGACCACCAACCAAGGCTTGCCGATTGCTGACAATCAGAATTCCTTGAAGGCGGGAGTGCGCGGCCCGCTGCTGCTAGAGGACTTCATCCTGCGCGAGAAGATCACGCATTTCGACCATGAGCGCATCCCCGAGCGCATCGTGCATGCGCGGGGATCCGGCGCACATGGCTACTTCCAGCCCTATGAATCCGCCGCGGATATCACCTCGGCGGGTTTTCTCCAAGATCCGAAGAAGATAACCGAGGTCTTTGTCCGCTTCTCCACCGTGGCCGGCGGCGCCGGGTCCGTTGATCTGCCTCGCGACGTGCGGGGCTTTGCCGTGAAGTTCTACACCGAGGAGGGAAACTTCGATCTCGTGGGCAACAATATCCCGGTCTTCTTCATCCAGGATGCGATGAAATTCCCGGATGTGGTTCACGCCGTGAAGATGGAGCCGGATCGCGGCTTTCCCCAAGCCGCGTCCGCCCACGCGACCTTCTGGGACTTCATCTCTCTGACGCCGGAAAGCATGCACATGATCATGTGGGCCATGTCCGATCGCGCCATCCCGCGCTCTCTGCGGATGATCGAGGGCTTCGGCGTACACACCTTCCGCTTCATCACGGCGAAGGGCGTCAGCCGTTTCGTAAAGTTCCATTGGCGACCCACCATCGGCAGCGCCGCCGTCGTTTGGGATGAGGCGGTAAAGATCAGTGGTGCGGACCCTGACTTCCATCGCCGTGATCTGTGGGAGGCGATCGAACGCGGCGACTTTCCGGAGTGGGAGCTCGGCGTTCAAGTGATCGAAGAAGGCCAAGCAGCGGATCTCGACTTCGATCTGCTCGATCCCACTAAGCTGATTCCGGAAGAGATCATCCCCATTCGGATGCTGGGCAAGATGGTGCTCAATCGAAATCCCGACAACCACTTCGCCGAAACCGAGCAGGTCGCTTATTGCCCCAGCCATATCGTTCCCGGGATCGGTTTTTCGGATGACCCCCTGCTCCAAGGTCGGCTCTTCTCCTACTTGGATACACAGCTGAGCCGCTTGGGCGGCCCGAACTTCCACCAGATTCCAGTGAATGCGCCCCGCTGCCCCTTCGCGAACAACCAGCGAGATGGACTGCGCCAGATGCACGTTCACAAGGGCCGTGTCGCCTATGAGCCCAGCCAGATTTCTCCGCCCTCGGCTCCGCGCGAGTGTCCCATGCACGGCTTCCGCACTCACCCCGAGGCAGAGACGGGTGAGAAGATTCGCAAGCGTTCGGATACGTTCGCCGATCACTATTCCCAAGCCCGCCTCTTCTATCGCTCGATGACAGTGCCGGAGCAGAACCATATCGCGAGCGCGCTCGCGTTCGAACTGGCAAAGGTAGAGATTGTCGGGATCCGGCAGCGTATGCTCGGTCATCTCGCGCTCATTGATCCGGTCTTGCAGCAGACCGTGGCCGACGCCCTGGGCATGTCCGTGAAGGAGAGCGTAAAGATTCAAGCAGCGGTCGCCCCGCGCGATCTCGCGCTTTCGCCCTCACTCAGCATGATCGCTAAGGACCCCCAAACTCTGAAGGGTCGCAAAGCCGGGATCCTAGTTACCGAGGGAACAGATGCCTCAACACTCCAGGCGCTGCTAGCCGCCTTCTCGAATGAAAAAGCCGCGGTCGAATTGATCGCGCCGAAGATCGGCGGAGTTACCGCTTCCAATGGATCGGCGATTGCGGTCCACCATTCCCTCTCCGGTGCCCCGTCCGTGCTCTTCGATACCGTCGTTATCCTGGCCTCGGAGAAAGCGATCGGGGACTTGGTGCGAGAGGCTGCGGCGGTGAATTGGGTCCGCGACGCATTCGGGCACCTGAAGGTTATCGGCTATTCACCGGAGGCCACGGCGCTGATGGAGGCCGCTGGTGTCGAACCCGATGACGGCACAGTGCTCCTCGCGGGGGCGAATCCCGGAAAGACGTTTGTTCGCAGTGCCAAACAAGGCCGCCGCTGGGATCGCGAGCCAACCCTCCGCAGCATCGGCTGA
- a CDS encoding phage integrase N-terminal SAM-like domain-containing protein → MSRKAKRTRTVASKTASTGITIVSKVDAQGYVFHLVQGWQENGKWQRKRFKDRKKAETFAAELRVQLENQGRAQRMVLSPLSDDQHEEALAAFDRLGSTYTLTDAVTFFLRHHRPPEFTIRLGDAITLYIDDKEHDGLRPRSLKAIASVLSQFLTAADNPWVHESTAGQVEAFLRGLRARNGTDRATKKTWNNYRNELNAFFSWCVIPDKPSNRPFSFENPVSGIRVFAARQVREQQGDTPITTNPEKVLRLFSVLSRWRQGVMIPPFAMLYFSGIRPEELKRMASRRSALVNLKTSTITVPANVSKTRHDRQVSIAPNLAEWLEAFPGSLLPKNYDRLAKMVRKHFELTHDEPRHSFISYHVALHRSIGDAALQAGNSESIVKRHYLNVHPREDGEKFFRIGHDRVRRRAMFRQSRGQTEASLRVI, encoded by the coding sequence ATGAGCAGGAAAGCAAAACGAACGCGCACCGTGGCCAGCAAGACTGCCTCCACGGGGATCACGATTGTTTCGAAAGTCGATGCTCAGGGCTATGTCTTTCACTTGGTCCAAGGCTGGCAGGAAAATGGAAAGTGGCAGCGGAAGCGATTCAAGGATCGAAAGAAGGCCGAGACGTTTGCGGCAGAACTGCGAGTCCAGCTTGAAAACCAAGGTCGGGCGCAGCGGATGGTTCTCTCTCCACTCAGCGATGACCAGCATGAGGAGGCTCTGGCCGCATTTGATCGGCTTGGAAGCACATACACCCTCACCGATGCTGTTACCTTCTTCCTCCGCCACCATCGGCCACCCGAGTTTACGATAAGGCTGGGGGATGCCATCACCCTTTATATCGACGATAAGGAGCATGACGGACTCAGGCCCCGGTCTTTGAAGGCCATTGCGAGCGTTTTGAGCCAGTTCTTGACCGCTGCGGATAATCCTTGGGTGCATGAATCCACAGCGGGCCAGGTGGAAGCTTTCCTACGTGGGCTCCGGGCAAGAAACGGCACCGACCGAGCTACCAAAAAAACTTGGAACAACTATCGGAACGAGCTGAACGCTTTCTTCAGCTGGTGCGTTATTCCCGACAAGCCCAGCAATCGACCCTTTTCATTCGAGAATCCGGTTTCGGGGATCCGGGTGTTCGCGGCCCGCCAAGTCAGGGAACAGCAAGGTGATACTCCCATCACCACAAATCCGGAGAAAGTGCTTCGCCTCTTCTCTGTACTCTCGCGCTGGCGCCAGGGAGTAATGATTCCCCCTTTCGCGATGCTTTATTTCTCGGGCATCCGCCCCGAAGAATTGAAGCGTATGGCGTCGAGACGGTCTGCATTGGTGAACCTCAAGACGTCGACGATAACCGTCCCGGCAAATGTTTCGAAAACAAGACATGACCGGCAGGTTTCGATCGCGCCTAACCTTGCGGAATGGTTGGAGGCTTTCCCGGGGAGCCTGTTGCCAAAGAACTACGATCGCCTGGCCAAAATGGTTCGAAAGCATTTCGAGCTGACCCACGACGAACCGCGTCACAGCTTTATTTCTTACCATGTAGCCCTCCACCGCAGCATCGGTGATGCTGCCCTGCAGGCGGGAAACAGCGAGAGCATCGTGAAACGTCACTACCTGAATGTTCACCCTCGGGAAGACGGAGAGAAATTCTTTCGAATCGGTCATGACCGGGTCAGACGTCGAGCGATGTTCAGACAATCACGAGGGCAAACAGAAGCGTCCTTAAGGGTAATCTGA
- a CDS encoding OmpA family protein, which produces MKATSISRLCIILSAASLAVASAQEPANPDSKPLTDESIKASPDASKVKDASRDLANPESRITEPLERELKSGEEEVVTDGPSAFESETAVREATTAAEAAVRQSKLNIANADEARTILEGIIGGDGEISRAEQARGKSLSEEASSVAAIVPDEMREEAKIYVQDYLRGQVTADRKVPTFFGTSLDQESSDRAALSFENGKRFFQSGKRSVHFYSKTSVPAVLLANATLGNVELNTAVQAAKIMPVPEERIAALPGGYRSVDAWVISYPVNTEGMFSTDKISFRPSSTQFADTLSKDMIAVLAEAMKNPSFEGQRFVIESHTPVDGEFEQNQILSQERAEAIARALIREGVPMEQLIPVGYGEAEAQHAQTAAPAQRLTDRRTIIFRLGENKLAQPEQTLSE; this is translated from the coding sequence ATGAAGGCGACATCGATTTCCCGACTCTGCATCATTCTCTCCGCCGCCAGCCTCGCGGTGGCATCGGCGCAAGAACCCGCGAACCCCGATTCAAAGCCGCTGACGGATGAATCGATCAAGGCTTCTCCGGATGCCAGCAAGGTGAAGGACGCGAGCCGAGATCTCGCCAATCCGGAATCGCGGATCACCGAGCCCTTGGAGCGCGAGCTCAAGAGCGGCGAGGAAGAGGTGGTTACTGATGGACCCTCCGCCTTCGAAAGTGAGACGGCAGTCCGCGAGGCAACCACTGCAGCAGAGGCTGCGGTGCGGCAGAGCAAGCTGAACATCGCCAATGCGGATGAGGCCCGCACGATCCTTGAAGGCATCATCGGCGGGGATGGTGAAATCTCCCGCGCCGAACAGGCGCGCGGCAAGAGCCTCAGTGAGGAGGCGTCATCTGTAGCCGCCATCGTCCCGGACGAAATGCGCGAGGAAGCGAAGATCTACGTGCAGGACTACCTTCGCGGGCAAGTGACCGCGGACCGTAAGGTGCCGACCTTCTTCGGGACCTCTCTGGACCAAGAGAGCAGCGATCGGGCAGCTCTCTCCTTCGAGAACGGGAAGCGCTTCTTCCAATCCGGCAAGCGTTCCGTCCACTTCTACTCCAAGACTTCGGTGCCAGCCGTGCTGCTGGCGAATGCCACGCTCGGGAATGTGGAGCTGAACACCGCTGTTCAAGCGGCGAAGATCATGCCCGTCCCCGAGGAAAGGATCGCCGCACTTCCGGGCGGTTATCGCTCCGTGGATGCGTGGGTGATCTCTTACCCGGTGAATACGGAAGGCATGTTCAGCACCGACAAGATCAGCTTCCGTCCGAGTTCGACTCAGTTCGCGGATACGCTTTCCAAGGACATGATTGCCGTGCTGGCCGAGGCGATGAAGAATCCCTCCTTCGAAGGCCAACGCTTCGTGATCGAATCCCACACGCCGGTGGATGGGGAGTTCGAGCAGAACCAGATCCTCTCGCAGGAGCGGGCCGAGGCGATCGCCCGGGCACTCATTCGTGAAGGCGTGCCGATGGAACAGTTGATCCCGGTGGGCTATGGTGAAGCGGAAGCGCAGCATGCGCAGACAGCCGCTCCCGCCCAGCGACTGACCGACCGGCGGACGATCATCTTCCGTCTGGGCGAAAACAAGCTGGCCCAGCCAGAGCAAACGCTTTCCGAGTAA
- a CDS encoding alpha/beta hydrolase, with the protein MNSKIIFIHGMFQNPKSWREWVSFFEATGFEALAPAWPLHEGEPSDIRANIPAGLGNLTLAEVYGHFHTLAAAEPEPPVVIGHSLGGLVAQKLLADGLVRAAVGIASVAPNKMLALDWGFLRNSASITNPFAGNDPYEMTPELFHRNFANALSRTDSDAAWEAYAVHESRQVMRDILGSDGEIDLSLPHNPLLLIGAEKDEIIPAPLVRRNAHAYEDERSHHEYKEFNGRGHFICGEPGWDEVAVSVSNWLEGHLSAIRA; encoded by the coding sequence ATGAATTCGAAAATCATCTTCATCCATGGAATGTTCCAAAACCCCAAGAGCTGGCGAGAGTGGGTCTCGTTCTTCGAGGCCACGGGCTTCGAAGCCCTTGCCCCCGCATGGCCACTTCACGAGGGCGAGCCGTCCGATATCCGCGCGAACATCCCCGCCGGGCTCGGCAACCTGACTTTGGCCGAGGTCTATGGCCACTTTCATACGCTCGCAGCCGCGGAGCCCGAGCCGCCGGTAGTGATCGGCCACTCTCTCGGCGGTCTGGTTGCGCAGAAGCTGTTGGCAGATGGCCTGGTCCGCGCAGCGGTGGGCATCGCCTCGGTGGCGCCAAACAAGATGCTCGCGCTGGATTGGGGGTTCCTGCGCAACAGCGCCTCCATCACCAATCCTTTCGCAGGTAATGATCCCTACGAAATGACGCCGGAACTATTCCACCGGAACTTCGCCAATGCGCTCAGCCGCACCGATAGCGATGCCGCGTGGGAGGCTTATGCAGTCCATGAGAGCCGGCAAGTGATGCGCGATATCCTGGGATCCGATGGTGAGATCGATCTCTCCCTTCCGCACAATCCCCTGCTTCTTATCGGTGCGGAGAAGGACGAGATTATCCCTGCGCCCTTGGTGAGGCGGAACGCACACGCCTACGAGGACGAGCGCTCGCACCACGAATACAAGGAATTCAACGGCCGCGGGCACTTCATCTGCGGTGAGCCCGGCTGGGACGAGGTCGCGGTCTCCGTCTCGAATTGGTTGGAAGGCCATCTCTCCGCCATCCGCGCTTGA
- a CDS encoding LamG-like jellyroll fold domain-containing protein: protein MNPIHFLRLAAAAVLLLPALLLLSSRSHAQGYGLTERPDVDAFYDGTFPEEAPSIPANWSTIQAFPNLSFVCPVGLTAIPGTNRLIVWEREGKIWSFENNPTVSTKTLVIDLSANTQGWDDSGMLGLALHPDFANNRQMWIWYNWRGGQVGGTGDLGPVIGDSENRPPTATPTRNRLSRFILDTNYQTTQAGEYVVIDQKDGTVWHNGGGLFFHPQNGFLYMTNGDDQNGGLHTQRIDLSLFSCVIRIDTDLRGGSISHAPTKRPANEVSPTWPRYYVPNDNPFVGQPNALEEIYALGLRSPHRMTIDPVTGRIFIGDVGQGSREEISVIEPSDPPGLNFQWNDIEGNNGDLTAPFIGTNKRPIIDYRHSEGVGSCVVGGYVYRGSEFPELNGKYIFGDNMTGFVWYLDESTVPATKVFLAQMPDGQGDNSGNDYRGLSSFGVDANNELYLCQMGTTQGKIYKLNRGGPAPGTPLPGTLSATGLFSNLATLTPSERLIPYALNAPFWSDGAIKTRFAAVPNNSTVGFEPSGQWNFPSGSVLVKHFDFPSSDVDPNAKRRLETRVIVKQPDGNVYGATYKWRADQSDADLLDAGLTESIPIATAPVGSFTSQDIGSPALAGSTVRDGSVITITAGGTDIWGTSDQFHFAHQQRTGDFDVSVRIESVVQADLYTKTGLMVRDTLAANARHVMALVFPSNAARNNNDGGYEFQYRANTGGGAVALYPADPQPRVNYPDTWLRMKREGDTFIAFCSSDGFTWAEYSRTTLDLPDTLFFGLAVTAHTASPVTVAKFHVDSRRQPWYYPSRQDCLRCHNPQAGGVLGPSTRQFNKEMLFPGGVTDNQLRAWGHVGLFDDAPAEAEIPTLEKLVHHNDTSASLQDRARSYIDANCSYCHRPDGVQALWDGRFETPFVDQGIMYGPVVDNLGDPDARVIVPQDLARSILHTRVNTVGDKQMPPLAKNRVDEEGVAMLAAWIQSIEPETVLPPSGLVATALSNTEVELAWADQSDNEAGFSIERSLDSINFTAIGVTGPGETTYTDTTADPFSANYYRVAAFGDFVYSGYSNTAFATTDIGPPASEIRITGNGRIIQSGDLVTDYSDGTDFGMADPGGPAISRTFTLENLGNAPLMLGGAPHISISGAGASSFSIVAQPSAWLAGPGGTTFQINFSPSSAGPKSATVSIPSNDPSEPVTTFAISGNAVAQALLGWWRLEEGSGTTAADSSGNGRTGTLNAPLPLWEPDGKFGGALEFTGVQNQGLVVPNSGFNPTAAISVMAWAYPLEWNGNRRLVQKGNNDNQYRLLAENGSLVWEIATRGRIEVDLPPVEQWSHIAGTYDGTEMRLYVNGQIVGTVAASGAIPTTSNALNIGTKTTNAPAVDHFKGYLDEIRVYGRALDPSELSLLGSQSSVVTLAATDATAQRGTANTGTFRVTRSGPTTEALQVGLSVSYGSNQALPRIDYTLAPLPTAFVIPAGQENATLTLAGVDRGTPTGPLTVTLALHDAEKYVAGAASSAQITLQDSPMNQWKTAVFGSLAAAQQPNAQDDADGDADGLSVLMEAALGGLPNAMDATRLPSEEVELIEGQLYLTSTYTRPKPAIAGISYHHRTTINLADGPWNQAVMVAGYPQDNLNGTETVKVRSLLPIGDEPKQFLRLEITRP, encoded by the coding sequence ATGAATCCAATCCACTTCCTGCGATTGGCAGCAGCCGCCGTGCTTCTGCTTCCGGCCCTGCTCCTCCTCAGCTCCCGCTCCCACGCCCAAGGCTACGGCCTGACCGAGCGCCCGGATGTGGATGCCTTCTACGACGGCACCTTCCCGGAGGAAGCGCCGTCGATCCCGGCCAACTGGTCGACCATACAGGCCTTTCCGAATCTAAGCTTCGTCTGTCCGGTCGGGCTTACCGCGATTCCCGGCACGAACCGCCTGATCGTGTGGGAACGCGAGGGCAAGATCTGGAGCTTCGAGAACAATCCCACCGTCAGCACGAAGACGCTGGTGATCGACCTTTCCGCCAATACCCAAGGCTGGGATGACTCCGGCATGCTCGGCCTGGCCCTGCATCCGGACTTCGCCAACAACCGTCAGATGTGGATCTGGTACAACTGGCGCGGCGGCCAAGTCGGCGGCACCGGGGACCTCGGCCCGGTGATCGGCGATTCCGAGAACCGCCCGCCCACCGCCACTCCCACCCGCAACCGGCTCTCCCGCTTCATTCTGGATACGAACTATCAGACCACCCAAGCAGGCGAATACGTCGTGATCGACCAGAAGGACGGCACCGTCTGGCACAATGGCGGCGGCCTGTTCTTCCACCCGCAGAATGGCTTCCTCTACATGACGAACGGGGATGACCAGAACGGCGGCCTGCACACGCAGCGCATCGATCTCTCGCTCTTCTCCTGCGTGATCCGCATCGATACCGACCTGCGCGGCGGCAGCATCAGCCACGCCCCGACCAAGCGCCCGGCGAACGAGGTAAGCCCGACCTGGCCGCGCTACTACGTGCCGAATGACAATCCCTTCGTGGGCCAGCCTAATGCTCTGGAGGAAATCTACGCGCTCGGCCTGCGCAGTCCCCACCGCATGACCATCGATCCGGTGACCGGCCGCATCTTCATCGGTGATGTGGGTCAGGGTTCACGGGAAGAGATCAGCGTGATCGAGCCGAGCGACCCTCCCGGGCTGAATTTCCAGTGGAACGACATCGAGGGCAACAACGGCGACCTGACCGCGCCCTTCATCGGCACCAACAAGCGTCCGATCATCGACTACCGCCATAGCGAGGGCGTCGGGAGTTGCGTCGTCGGCGGCTATGTCTACCGCGGCAGCGAGTTCCCGGAGCTGAATGGCAAATACATCTTCGGCGATAACATGACCGGCTTTGTCTGGTACCTCGATGAATCCACCGTGCCCGCCACCAAGGTCTTCCTCGCCCAGATGCCCGATGGCCAGGGGGACAACTCCGGCAACGATTACCGCGGCCTCTCGTCCTTCGGCGTGGATGCGAACAACGAGCTCTACCTCTGCCAGATGGGCACCACGCAGGGGAAGATCTACAAGCTGAACCGTGGTGGCCCGGCTCCCGGCACGCCGCTGCCCGGCACCCTGAGCGCCACCGGTCTTTTCAGTAATCTCGCCACGCTCACGCCGAGCGAGCGCCTGATCCCCTACGCGCTGAATGCGCCCTTCTGGTCGGACGGGGCGATCAAGACCCGCTTCGCCGCCGTGCCGAACAATAGCACGGTGGGCTTCGAGCCGAGCGGGCAGTGGAACTTCCCGAGCGGCAGCGTGCTAGTGAAGCACTTCGACTTCCCCTCCAGCGACGTGGACCCGAATGCGAAGCGCCGCCTCGAGACACGCGTGATCGTGAAACAGCCGGATGGCAATGTGTATGGCGCCACCTACAAGTGGCGTGCGGACCAGAGCGATGCGGATCTGCTGGATGCCGGACTCACCGAAAGCATCCCGATCGCGACCGCTCCGGTGGGCTCCTTCACCAGCCAGGATATCGGCAGCCCTGCCTTGGCAGGCTCCACCGTGCGGGATGGCAGCGTCATCACCATCACCGCGGGCGGCACGGACATCTGGGGGACGAGCGATCAATTCCACTTCGCCCACCAGCAGCGCACCGGCGACTTCGATGTCTCCGTGCGAATCGAGTCCGTGGTGCAGGCGGACCTTTATACCAAGACCGGTCTCATGGTTCGCGATACGCTCGCGGCGAATGCGCGCCATGTGATGGCGCTGGTCTTCCCCAGCAATGCCGCGCGCAACAACAACGACGGCGGCTATGAGTTCCAGTACCGCGCGAACACCGGCGGCGGTGCCGTGGCGCTCTATCCCGCGGATCCGCAGCCGCGCGTGAACTACCCGGACACCTGGCTGCGCATGAAGCGGGAAGGGGATACCTTTATCGCCTTCTGCAGTTCGGATGGCTTCACCTGGGCGGAGTACTCCCGCACCACGCTGGATCTGCCGGACACGCTCTTCTTCGGCCTCGCGGTCACGGCGCACACCGCCTCGCCGGTCACGGTGGCGAAGTTCCATGTCGATAGCCGCCGCCAGCCGTGGTACTACCCGAGCCGTCAGGATTGCCTGCGCTGCCACAATCCGCAGGCCGGTGGAGTGCTTGGGCCCAGCACGCGGCAGTTCAACAAGGAGATGCTCTTCCCCGGTGGTGTGACGGACAACCAGCTCCGCGCCTGGGGTCATGTCGGACTCTTCGATGATGCCCCGGCGGAGGCCGAGATTCCCACACTGGAAAAGCTGGTGCACCACAACGATACCAGCGCCTCGTTGCAGGATCGTGCCCGCTCTTACATTGATGCGAACTGCTCCTACTGCCATCGCCCCGATGGCGTGCAGGCGTTGTGGGATGGCCGCTTCGAGACGCCCTTCGTTGATCAGGGGATCATGTACGGTCCGGTGGTGGACAACCTCGGCGATCCCGATGCCCGCGTGATCGTGCCGCAGGATCTGGCCCGCTCGATCCTGCACACGCGGGTGAATACCGTGGGCGACAAGCAGATGCCGCCGCTGGCGAAGAACCGCGTGGATGAGGAAGGTGTGGCCATGCTCGCCGCGTGGATCCAGTCGATCGAGCCCGAGACGGTGCTGCCGCCCTCAGGTCTGGTCGCCACCGCGCTTTCGAATACGGAGGTGGAACTCGCCTGGGCCGATCAATCGGACAATGAGGCCGGCTTCTCGATCGAGCGCTCGCTGGATAGCATCAATTTCACCGCCATCGGCGTGACCGGTCCCGGCGAGACGACCTACACGGATACCACCGCGGATCCTTTCTCGGCGAACTACTATCGCGTCGCCGCCTTCGGTGACTTCGTCTACTCCGGCTACTCGAACACCGCCTTCGCCACCACCGATATCGGCCCTCCGGCCTCGGAGATCCGCATCACGGGAAATGGCCGCATCATCCAGAGCGGCGATCTCGTGACGGATTACTCGGATGGCACCGACTTCGGCATGGCTGATCCGGGCGGTCCTGCGATCTCGCGCACCTTCACGCTGGAGAATCTGGGCAATGCCCCGCTCATGCTGGGCGGCGCGCCGCACATCTCGATCTCCGGAGCGGGAGCTTCTTCGTTCAGCATCGTGGCGCAGCCGTCGGCGTGGCTTGCCGGTCCGGGCGGCACCACCTTCCAGATCAACTTCAGCCCCTCGAGTGCGGGGCCGAAGAGCGCGACGGTTTCGATCCCTTCGAACGATCCCAGCGAGCCGGTGACCACCTTCGCCATCAGCGGGAATGCGGTGGCTCAGGCACTCCTCGGCTGGTGGCGGCTGGAAGAGGGCAGCGGCACCACGGCTGCGGATAGTTCCGGCAACGGCCGCACGGGCACCTTGAATGCCCCACTGCCACTGTGGGAGCCGGACGGGAAGTTCGGCGGCGCGCTCGAATTCACCGGCGTTCAGAATCAGGGATTGGTGGTGCCGAATAGCGGCTTTAACCCGACCGCCGCGATCTCGGTGATGGCTTGGGCCTATCCCTTGGAATGGAACGGCAACCGTCGCTTGGTTCAGAAGGGCAACAACGACAACCAGTATCGCCTCCTCGCGGAGAATGGCTCGCTGGTCTGGGAGATCGCGACCCGTGGTCGGATCGAGGTGGACCTCCCGCCGGTCGAACAATGGTCCCATATCGCGGGCACCTACGACGGCACCGAGATGCGGCTCTACGTGAATGGTCAGATCGTGGGGACGGTCGCGGCGAGCGGTGCGATTCCCACGACAAGCAATGCCCTGAACATCGGGACCAAAACCACGAATGCTCCCGCGGTCGATCACTTCAAAGGTTATCTCGATGAGATCCGTGTCTACGGACGTGCCTTGGATCCTTCCGAGCTGTCCCTCCTGGGATCGCAGAGCAGCGTGGTCACTCTCGCAGCCACGGATGCCACGGCCCAGCGCGGCACCGCGAATACCGGCACCTTCAGGGTGACCCGCAGCGGGCCCACGACGGAGGCCCTGCAAGTGGGGCTTTCGGTGAGCTACGGCAGCAATCAGGCGCTGCCGCGGATCGACTACACCTTGGCGCCTCTGCCGACCGCCTTCGTGATTCCCGCAGGGCAGGAGAATGCCACCCTGACCTTGGCCGGGGTGGACCGCGGCACGCCGACCGGTCCGCTGACCGTGACCCTAGCGCTGCATGATGCGGAGAAGTATGTCGCCGGGGCCGCATCCAGCGCGCAGATCACCCTGCAGGATTCGCCGATGAATCAGTGGAAGACCGCGGTCTTCGGGAGCCTGGCCGCCGCGCAGCAACCGAATGCGCAGGACGATGCGGACGGCGATGCCGACGGGCTGAGCGTGCTGATGGAAGCCGCCCTCGGTGGTCTCCCGAATGCCATGGATGCCACCCGCCTACCCTCAGAGGAGGTGGAGTTGATCGAAGGCCAGCTCTACCTCACCTCGACCTATACAAGGCCCAAGCCGGCGATCGCCGGGATCTCCTATCACCATCGTACTACAATCAACTTGGCCGATGGACCGTGGAATCAAGCGGTGATGGTCGCGGGCTATCCGCAGGATAATCTGAACGGAACCGAAACGGTGAAGGTCCGCTCCTTGCTGCCGATCGGAGATGAGCCGAAGCAGTTCCTCCGGCTCGAGATCACGCGTCCTTGA